DNA sequence from the Strigops habroptila isolate Jane chromosome 4, bStrHab1.2.pri, whole genome shotgun sequence genome:
ATCACAAGGGGTTATGGGTCAGCTGTGAGCTGTCTGAACCAAATCATCGCAGCATATCACGCCTGAAAGCTTTGCTACCTGCGAGCGTAGTGGCAGGAACCTGTGAGCCACAGGCACGTGGCAGCAGCGTGGGAGAGGAGTGCTCTCCATCAAACCACCCCCAAGATAACAGCAGGTTTCCAGCTCAGCAAGCACAAGGCTGGCAGGGGCTCTGCGTGCCTGGGAGCCTCGTCCCCTTCACCGCTTCTCGCCAAAGCAGCTTTGTGCAGTGTGAACagagcagcccccagcagcaggaagggaaatCAATGGTTCCACGGGAGCTCACGCGCCGCTGCTCACAACAGCCAAGCGAGGAGTCATTAATTCCCCTCCTTGCTCGCTGACAGCAGCTGCTACACTCACTTGTGGGCACCTCCTGAGGAATGATGCTGGCCAGGGCGGTACCACTCAAGCCAAACAGCAAGGAGGAAGGTGGGAAGGTTAAATGAGAGGGTGGCTGCATATGTGCTCTAGAGAGACTGAGCCTCTCTGAAAGGCCCACGGTGCTGTCACACACAGATTTAGCTCCCAAGTGCTTTAAGCCCAAGGTTCCCCCCTTGTCTTGCTCCAGGATTGCACAGTTGCCTCCCTGCAACTCCTTGGCTGCAAGGACAGGGCACCTCGCATGGAGAGGCTCAcacagagggagcagagctgtttGGTAGGTGCTGTCTGCTCTGCTGCgtgcctgcagccagcccagctcctgcctaaAGCCTCCACCACCACGGCTTGGTGATTAAAACAAAGAACTACTCAGCAGCATTGGCTTTCACGATCTAGCAGGGATGTGCCTTTAATCGAAGAGAGAGACCCTGGTGTTACATACAGGCATGCTGAGGGATGAAGAACAGATGCAATGGAGCCTGTTTTCAGATTTCCATAACAAGTGCGTGTCAGGAGCTGGCAGCTATGAAGACATGTGGCATATGCTGGGTATGTCTGTGCCGTGCCCTGCCCAGGAAGCTGTTTCCTTCATGGGAGCTCCTCTGATGGATTACTGACACCAGCAAcgggcagagctgctgtcctggggatgCAGAGGATGCTCACCTTGACCTTTCCTCCTTGTGGGCTCAAAACTGCTGGCACTGCGCTATGGCAGGCAGCCCAAGAGAGGAGCTGCCCACAAAGTCACAGCTCCTCAGCACGAGGCTGATCCCAGGAAAGATGTGATGGCAGGAGGATGATTTCCATCCGCTGGGTCACACCAGGGATTCAGAGCCGggcattttcctgctcttccagcccagcagcctcAGTCCTGCAGCAGCTTGTGTTTTACAGTCGAGCTCTCTGAACAGAGGTGGACAAAGAGAGTGCCAGCTGCAGCCCGAGCACGCAGCTCACACAGATCATAGTCGTGGGCCCACTCCACATTGCCCCAGCGGTGGatctggaggagaggaggaacaCGAGTCAGTTCAGAACTGGGTTATACACaaagctgctcagcaacaaTCCCTTTTCATGTAACCCCCCAGGAGCCAGGCTGGTCACTAATGGGGCAGGATGACCTCAGATGAGTCTGGTGGAAGGATGTGCTACATCTATAGCAGAGTCTGAGGTAAAGCCCCTTAAAGGGAGGATGAAAAGATTCCCATCAATTTCAGCCACTTTTGGGTCAGGAAGAGCTTCACGCCAGGCCAGTTTCCAGCAAGCACATTATTAGCTTGGTGTCTGCCAAAGCCTCCAGGCTGGATAACCCACAGCAAGAGAAGCCAGCCACGACTTTGCACTTCACATtagagagggagaaaagcagccATCTGGGCTCTGCAAAAAGAAACTGGCAGCCCCAGGAGCTCTCTGGGCTGTTGTGCCCATGGTGTTGCTTTACAGCAGCACACTCCAAACTCTCTCAAACGGAGAGAGTGGTGAGGTGGAACCTCTCCTGCAATAGCAGGCGCTTCCCTTGCCAGTTATTTGTGGTGGGAGATGCATTTGGCACGCTGAGATTACTGCTATTTGAATTATAGGGCTGTTTGGTAACATAATTTACCTGGTATTCTTCCTCCAGGCGAGACAGAAGCACGGCTTTCTCTACTGTAATGTGCCTGTCAATCACCCCCATGGACAGGATCAGAGATTTCAGCTGGGTGATTATATATTCTATACCTGGAAGGGAAAataacccaaaacaaacaagattcagggttgttttctgcagcattacAGCAGCATCTTCACACGCTCTGAAGACACAGAGTGTGGAACCTCCTCAAGGAGGTCACAGGGCCACTGATCCTTGTATTTGGGTACTTCAGTGCCAGGTCTGCAGCTCACAGCAGACACAAAATGCTGTTCTGGCCACTGTCACTGCGGTGACAAAGGCTCTGCCTCCTTTTACTGTGCCACAAAGCTTCCTTGTGCCAAATACCCCTTTTAACCTCTCTCACCTTGCAGGGCCCACATGTTGTAGGATGCCAGATGGCTGACGAAGGTATCCTTGGTGCTGGCTGGGATGTTTGGCCCCAGGATGCTGGTGGAGGAACCGATTGCTACGTTGTACCTGGAATGATCACCCAGCCCCTTAGGAAAGCACAGGGCTCACGGACCTTGTGGCTCTGACAGCCACAAGCACCAGAGCTCCTGGCCTGGGCAGGGCAAAAGCAGACAGGAACATCTTTGACTTCTTACCTTTCCTCAGCCCAGGCAACAATGGGATCCCATTCGTTCTTCTGCAGCTCCGCCAGGGCAGGTGGCTCCTCCACACGATAGCTGGGACATTGCAGAACAGAACCACAATGGGTGTTCATTCACCCCCAGGCTGCCCACCAGCCCACAGCAAGGGGAACGAGGGCAGTGGCAGCAGTGACTGGGAACAATCCCCCCACTCTTCCCCAAATTCCGAGTGTTTTGTTGTTCCAGGAAGGACAAATCTTACtacaaaacagagcagcaaaccAGCCAACAGGTAGCCCCAAGCCAGGCTCAGAATGCAGTGAGGTTTAGAGCTTACAGCACGGGATGTATCCCACTGGAACTCTTTATATGAGGCTATACAGTTCCCAGTGGATATCTCAGAGGCTGGGACTGTGAGACAAGAGCCTGGGTATGAACAGGCTTCATCCTGCAGCCCACTTTAAGGAATGAAGGGCATTTTGCTGCTGGTACAAGTTGTCCGAGCTGCCTGTACTGGCACAGGAGTACCAGGGACTGGGCTCACAGATTGCCCCAGgcctttcagaaatgttttccccaaggaaatctttatttccttctgttcccAGCTCCCTTGCCCAGCATGGAGGTGTCCAAAACAGAGGACCAGGTCCCCATTCTCCCTCACACCTCTGCCCTTTGGATGCACAAACTTCCACTAGGTCTGCAGATGTAAGACTGGCAGAAACTAATTCAAACCCAGGACAGATCAGAGCCCTGCTGTGACTGGGTTACAACAGACATCTTCCCTTTCATCCTCAATCACCTCATGGTGAAAAGACCACCTTGTCCCTGTGCCCCCATCTCCTACCAGACAGTGTCAGTCTCCAGGAACTTCACGGCCGCTCGGATCAGCtgcattttgcttctctgtgtgGGATTGTCCAGCGCCGTGTTGCACAGTGTGGTCTGTGGGGTAGGGGCAGTTTAAACCACTGTTAATCACAGCTTGGGGAAGGAGCAGCTTCTACTGTACAAAgccaagaagcagcagaggaattAGTGGCAGAGAACTGAGGGGTGCAGCTAAAGGGGGGTGCAGGGCCAGAACATGACTTGAGTAATGGGAATGTTCTCACTGGTTTCAGAAGCCTCAGGAATGGGCTCATCAAGCACCAGTGAAAGGAGCTCatcctttcctcctgcccctcacGATCCCCACTAACACTGTCCAGCCCCTTCTCAAGTCCCTCCAGTGACACCCTCAAGAGTCATCCCACCAGTATCAAACCACCCTCACAACTGCAAGGTTCTCCTCAGAACCCAGCCAAACTCCTGACCTCTTATCCCTGTTTCCAAGGCCATTAGGACAACCTCACCTCTCCATGTTCTGCATTTGGAGACCATTCTCATGTCTACATGGTCACCCTGTTTTAAACCAAGCCACTGCAAGTACTCAGGAAGGCTGGGAGAGGCAGGACACAGAAGGAAACGTTCTCAGAAGATGCTCTGAGAAGGTCACAGCCATCCTGATGCAGGACTTACAAACCCAAAGCAGTTCTCAACCCTTGCTCTGGAATCCACTCCACCCGCTGGCAAAGCCCTCACCGGGTAGCAGCAGCCTGGCAAACCCATCTTTTAACCCTGGAATTTCAATTCCCTGTCTTTAATCCTGACTTTCTTGACCTGACTGCTCCCAGCACACTGTGTTCTGCCCTTCCAAGGTCCCGCTGTCCCATCCTGCTGTGCTCACCAGATGCATGGTGTAGAACTTGATGGTGTCTTTCTGGGAGTCCCACTCTGTTGCCACTGCAATGGCCAAGGCCTCGCTGGGCACAGTGAAGAGCTTGGCCTGGGGTGTTTTCAGCTTTCGGTGGTCCAGGTTTATTTCAAAGCCTCCTGGGGAATCAGAGTAGAAATCCTGGGGAATCAAAGAGGAGCAGGCACTAAGGAACAACAGACATCCCCACAACGGGAGCAGATTCGGAGCTGGAGCTGATGGAAGCAAGGGGCCAGGGATGCTCAAGTCTCCCACCAACCCCATCATTTGGTCTTGGAAGCAGTTTCCCACCCCACAGTTCTGCTATGGATGAGGAAAGGGGACAGCAGGATGGTGACAATACCCAACTCACCCAGGCTGGGACCAGCCCCTCTGCCCCGTCCCAGGGGCTGAACTCACCTTCTCCTTGCGAGATGCTCACGTTCTGGTAAAACCGCTTCCTCTCTGGGGACAAAAACAGCCATTTAGGGGCAATCAGGGGGAGGTTGgtcccttcccctgctccccatcACAGCCTGGAACAGACGGAGCCTTCGGTGCTGTTGTGGTGGCCTGGCCACAGAATTCCAGCCCATTCATCCACAGCTTCCAAGCACTACAGTGAGCTCCACTCCAGTGGGGAAGCGCCAGGACACTGCTGAGAAGCCCAGTGTTGTTGTGCACAACCTGCAAGTGAATGGGAGCAGCTTCACCCTGCCTCAGCTCCCCTGGAACCTcgggccttgaacactgccagggatggggcagccacagcttctctgggcaccctgtgccagcgcctcagcaccctcacagggaagagcttctgcctcagagctcatctcaatctcccctctggcaggttaaagccattccccttgtcctgtccctacaggcccttgtccaaagcccctctccaggtttcctgtagcccctttaggcactggagctgctctaaggtctccccttaaggagccttctcttctccaggctgacccagcccagctctcagcctgttgCAGATTCTCCCACTGCAATCAAAGACAAGAAACCCATCGGATCTGGGTCAGAGGCAGGACAGGGCACCTCTTCCCACCCCTTGTTGAAGACAAACCCATCCAGTGCCAGCCCCACGCTCTCCCTCAGCACTTCTCATTCTCTGCTTTGACCTGCCCCTGCTGGGACAGCCTCCAGCAGTGTGCAAGGGGCAGGATGCTGTCAGGATGGTGCCCGCAGGGGCAGGTTTACTGCAGTCACACACAGCCACAGCTGAATGATGCCGGGGACATGTGGAACACACTGCAGAGTGTCACTGAGTCACCAGGGGAGGaaccacctcctgcagcagcctccagctcacacatccagctccatcctgctccaCCAGCGAGGTGAACCTGAGGGAACTACAGCTCTAAGAGCAGCTTCCTTTCCCACCAGCGCTGTTGCACACATCCAGCCCCTCACAGCCAGGTTACATCCATTGCAAAGGCTCTTATAGCTCACACAAGGCAAGAGGAATCTGCAACCCTGATGACAGCAGCCAGACTGTAAACCCCAAACCAAGTGGGCCCTGTGAAGGGTGAGGCAAACaggccaggctgcagctctgtgagTCGAGGCTAAAAAAAGCTCATTCCCGCTAGGAACAGAAGAGGATTTGCTCAGGCTCAGTGACCCGCAGCTTCAGGGCCTCAGGAAACACCATGGTGTGAAGGCACAGCTCTAAAAAGAGATCAATGTACCCCAGAGCAGACCCAACACCCCGCAGTGAGTCACAGCCACTCTGCAGCCTCACCTCAGAAAGAACCAGACCCATTTTCCTGCCCTCAAACCCACACGCTTCCAGCAAAGTCTGTGGAGGGGAAATATGGCCCGGAATGTCCCTgaaccacccccaaaacccaacaaaacacaaccccaACGGATCAAAGTGCTGCACTGAGGACGTGGCTGTGCTCCAAACACCCCCTAACGCCAGGAAAAGGGCGCAGGGGGGTGCCCGTCACCAGGACCACGTTGTCCGAGGTGCTTTGAGCCCTGGGGAGCCCGGCCTCCGTGGGGCTGTGCTTGTGGAAGGGGGAAGAGGGTGCGGGGGGTGATCCCGTGTCCCACTCGGCACGGGGGGACCTTCCCTGGCCCAGCAGGGCTGGTCCTGCTGCGGATCCCCCCCCATGACACCTCTCAAGGTCACCCCGGGACATGGGGGCATATAGgggggtatgggatatggggtatgggatatagGGTATGGGATATGGAGTATGGGGTATAGGatgtggggatatgggatatggaatatggggtatgggatatgggatataaGATATGGActatgggatatgggatattgGGTATAGGATATGGagtatggggtatgggatacGGGGTATGGGATACAGGATATGGGGAATGGAATATGGGATAGGGGGTATGGGATAcgggatatggggtatgggatatggggatattGGGTATAGGATATGGagtatggggtatgggatatggggtacgggatatggggtatgggatacGGGATATGGGGTATGGAATATGAGGATATGGGGTATAAGATATGGAGTATGGTGTATGGGATACGGGGTATGGGATACGGGATATGGGGAATGGAATATGGGATGGGGGTATGGAATATGGGATACGGGATATGGGGTATGGaatatggggtatggggtatggggatATGGGCTATAGGGTATGGGAACAGGGCCCCCCCTCCCCGCATGCGCTGCAGGCGCCCCAGCGCTCTCTCACCTCCCGGCGGCGCGTAGGCCCGGCCCCCGCCCGGCCCGAGCGGGGCGGTCCCGGTggcggcgggaggcgggcgGGGGAGCGGGGCGCGGCCGCGGAGCagccggcggcagcggcgccACAtggcggcgggcgcggggggggcgAGGAGCCTCCGGTCCGGTCCCGCTCAGCGCCGCTGCACGGGCGCCGCCATAGTGCCGCGGCCTCAACCAATCAGCGGCGCGAACGCTGCTTTTTGTCCCTtttcccaccccatccctccggggtggtggtggggggaaCGGAACCGGAAGAACAAAACTACATTTCCCAGCAGCACCCCGCGGCCGCGCCTGCCGGGAGGAAGCGCGTGCCGGGCGCTCGCAGCCAATCATCTCTCGGCACCGCCCCTCCCGCAGCGGCCGCGGGGGCCAATGGGAGCGCGAGGAGGTGCTGACGGGAGGCCCCTCAGGGAGGCAGGCGGCGGCGGCCTCGGTGTGAGGGGAGCGGAGCCGAGCCCCggcctccccccaccccggccCCCGGCTCCCGGCTCCGGCCACGCTGGCGCCCGGGGACCCCCCCGAGATGCCGGTGAGGAGCGAGCGGTGCCGCGCGGGCGGGGCAGCGGCGGGCTCGGCCTCCTCGTCGTCGTCGTCCTCCTCCGCTTCGCCGCCGCCCGGAGCGGCCGCCAGCAGCCTGGTGCCGCCGCCCCCCATCAACACGGCGCAGCCCGGGGTGGCCACGTCGCTGCTGTACAGCGGCGCCAAGTTCCGCGGGCAGCAGCGCAGCAAGGGCAATGCCTACGAGGTGGAGGTCGTCATGCAGGTGAGGGGCGCGATGGAGGGCGCAGCACCCCCCGCACCACCGCTGGGAGCCCTGCCCCCGTGGTGTGTCCTGTCCCCGCAGCCCCAGCGAGGCCTGGGGGTGAGCTGGGGGGGGACGACACCCCTttctgtccctgtccctgcgGCTCCACTGAGTGAGGGGCAGAGGCCTGGGGGGCCTGGAGGCACCCATGGGCCTGGGTGAGCTGGTGGTGCCTCACTGTGAGTGTCGTGGTTCTGTAAAGCTCGGTAACAGCTCTGAGGcctcaggctctgcagaggtCTCTGTCCCCTTCTGTGCTTCCCTTTTCCTATTGGGATAAGTGGAAAAGACTGTGTCTTCTTCCCCTTCGGCCCCAGGAGAGACTCCATTCCCTCAGGGCCACCACTTTGCTCCCTTGCCCTCAAACCCTGGGCAGAACTCGCTGCGCTCAAGCCTTTCCCCTCATCTCTGTGCCCCATTCCCCTTGGGCCTCGCAAGGTTCATAGCCCGGGCTGCCTCCCCTATTCCCTTCAGGCTGTGGAGTGGCCATGCAGGACGGAAGGGTAAGAGTGGGTGGTGTCCTGGGAAGCCCTTCCAGCGGGATGACCTGTATTTcaggctggaaagcagcagggagCCAGGTCCCAGTCcctgctggcagggctggaccCAGGGTCCTCCATCCCTGCGGTGTCGGAGGCTCCCCCAGGGAGCATGGGGTGAAGTGTAGTGGTTTGTATGTGGCAGGAATGCAACCAGACAGCTGTAGTGTGCTGGAGAATGGGTGCTCTGGCTCCTGTGGTCATTCCTCCTGCAGTCATTGTCACCCTtgcatgctttatttttagtcCTAGGTCCTGGCAGGGTCACTTTGTGCAGAGCTGTGGGCTGTGGAGTCATTCATACACGGCCAAGCAGCCATCTGAGACACACTTTCCTCCAGGGCACCCTGCTCACAGCTTCATTCCCACTTTGGTGGTGCAGGAACTGTGGTTGGGCACGTAGTGAGGACAGTGCTGAAGCTTGACTGTGCTATGGGGAGCCCCAGGGCCAGCAGATGGGGGAGtgtttgaagcagcagcagtgtacCTGGGGGGGTGTGCTGCGGTGGGGCCATCCTATGGCTACTCAGCTCCGCTGCACGCAGGGGCTGGCAGTGCCTTTGTGctaaaaatgctgctgtttcacGTGTGTCAGCTGAGGagaggtggctgctgctgctctccccgTGCTGAGCGCAGGGAAATGGCGCTTTCCTCGGAGCACAGGTGGGGAAGATTTGTCTTCTCAGTGTCTGCACTTCCCTAAATAACTCGCTGCGTGTTCTGGGAACGGAGCTGGAGATGTCAAGGGGAAAACTTGGAAAATCCTCTAAGTTTAAAGGTGCTTGGAACCCATACAGCATCCTGCCCGGAGAGATGGAGCCCCATAACTCCAAAGAAGGGTGGCATCAAAGTGTTGGATCTGGGAGAAAAGCCTCCTTCAAAGCACATGGGACCTCCTATGACTTCTGAGCAGGCTTTGGTGTGCACCCTGCTGCCAGGAGAGACAGGTTGCCCAAAAGAGTcgtaaatgccccatccctggcagtgttcaaggccaggttggacacaggggcttggagcaacctgctctagtggaaggtgtccctgcctgtggcaggaggttggaactggatgagctttaaggtcccttccaacacaaaccattctatgggTAGTGAGTTAGTGAGGTGTGGGTCAGGCCTGTTAAATAAGCAGAGGGCAAAGCTCAGGGCTTGCTCTTCTAGCCTGAATTACCTCCAGTAAATAGATGCTTTTTACTCTTCTCTCACCTGAACACTTGTTCGCTGGTGGTGGTTGatggggagatgtggggctgggggggtgaTTCTGTCAGCGGTGCTCTTGCTTGGAGAAAACTGAGTTGGCTTCATGTGGGTGGAAGGGGGAAGGTTTCCTTCCCATTGGAGAcctgggcagaggctgctgcccTAGTGATGGAGCTGGAAGCAGGCAGGGTGATATCAGGGATGTCAGAGGTGGGCTGAGCACCTCTAGATAGTCATTCCAAGTGGTTTCCAGCCATAGGGAAGTGCTGCCAGTGTGAGCACTGGGCAGTGAGCTGGACTGAAGTTAGCCTTGGAGGGGTCAGAAACTGCTTTGGATCAACTGGATGCCTTCCTGCCTGTGCTCATGGTTGGACCTTGCACTCTTTTCTAGCATGTGGATATGGAAAACTCCTATCTCTGTGGATACTTGAAGATTAAAGGCCTTACAGAGGTGAGTGTTAGGTGcaaaacagcaaggaaagaTGCATGTAAAGGCTTTGCTTGTTCCTGGTGGGGTGGGAGAAGCTGCCATTAGAAATAGGAAGTGGAGGGATGGAGTTTAGAGTAGATTTCATCATCAGTTTAACAGCTTCAGTCTGTTCTTGGCGTGTAGAGCAAGTACAATGGGCCTGGATGGGAGTCCTGGAGGAGGGAAGTTCATCTGGCATCCCTTAAGGTCTGAGCAGAGCAAATCTGACCCTGCAGTCAGCTTTAGGCACTCTACCAGTGGTGGTGTGAGgctgaaagggaagaaaccaGGACCTGAACAGTTAAACCTTCACATATTTCctttcccatccctcctcctaAGCTTGCTCATGGTGTGGGACAGTCAGTGAGAGCTGTCTCTATGGGATGATGCTTGGAGAAGCTTGCTCACCCCATCTGGGTCTGCTGttccctgcctgtgctctcCTAAGTCAGTGCCAAGGCaatgctggagaggagcttttcTCCCCTGGGTGGCTTAATCCAGCCCTTGGGCTTTGGAGCAGCCACACAGCACGTGCTGGGTGTCCTCTGGGGAGCTGGCTGTGGTTGTCCTCCTGGGAGGTgccccacagcccagctccatcTGGTCTTAGGAAGTGAACGGAGAGACAGAGAGGGGCTGGAATAAGAGGTTGgaggctctgtgtgtgtgtaaagcCAGACCTGGAGGTGTGAGGCAGGACCAGCCAGTGGTTGGGAAGCTGAGAGCATCAGCCTTGGGTTGCTCAGAGCTCCTGCTGGGAGATGTGGCTTCTTGTCTGTGTGCAAGTTTCCAGCTCTAGATGACAAAGCTGACTTCTCATTCATCCTTCTTCTCCCCCAGGAATATCCAACCCTCACCACTTTCTTCGAAGGCGAAATAATCAGTAAGAAACACCCTTTCCTAACACGCAAGTGGGATGCTGATGAAGATGTGGATCGGAAACACTGGGTAAATAAATCTGGGGGGGCAGATGGGGGTTCAATTCAGCTGCTTGGGAGGGGAGGTGCAGCGTGTGCCCATGCCAGAGCTGTCAGAAAGGCCTGGAAACCTCTGCTTTTTGGGtgtctccctccttcccccactGGGATCTGTGCAGGTGAAGGTTCTATGAGCAGGCTGGTGGCTGTGGTACATGACAGGAGAGGGGGcatcttgttttctgcttgctggccctggggttggaagggagcagcagcaatCCCCATCTCTTTCCCCCCCAACAAGGAGAACACACTCCTTATTTTGAAGGTTTAGCACAAAGGAGAGAGAGACACCCACCCCCAGCTCCTCTAATTAAGGCCAAATCCTGCATTTAAGGCAATtagccccatccctggcagtgttcaaagctagattggatggggcttagagcagagcaggggaaggtGCCCCTCTAGCACAGGCAGGGCATCTGGTACCTGTGTCTTGGCCACCCCAACCCTCTGCTCAGGGCTGGGTGTGCCTGTGCTCTGGATCAGGCAGCTCACTGCCTCCCTGCCTTGGCCTTTGCTGTTGTTTGCTAGACTTTGATGTTTATTATGTTTCTGTCAAAATAGCTTCCTCTGGAAGTGCAGGAGCTCCTCCAGCCAGGCTGGATATGGCTCCCTGTGGGTGTCTGGCAACCCTCTGTGTTCCCCTCTGCTTGTCCTGGGCTGTGTGTTTAGCACAGCTCCAAGGGAAGAGCCCCTTTGGTGAGCAGGTCCTGTTCTGtgacagcttttccttcctaaatAGCTGGAATAAGCAtcctgaatgttttcttttgcgTTCCAGGGGAAGTTCCAGGCTTTTTACCAGTATGCAAAAACATTTAACTCTGATGACTTTGACTATGAGGATCTGAAAAACGGGGACTATGTCTTCATGAGATGGAAGGTAAACTCCACACGTCTCCTTCTCTGATGAGCTGCTTGCAAGTGACAGAGGCTTGTGGTACCTGAAAGCTTTGTCAGCTCTGATTTAATGAAAGGTCTCAGCCTCCCAATGTCATAACCCACCGTAGTTGCAAATTCCAGCATGACTCCTGTCTAGCCAGCT
Encoded proteins:
- the ATPAF2 gene encoding ATP synthase mitochondrial F1 complex assembly factor 2 — encoded protein: MWRRCRRLLRGRAPLPRPPPAATGTAPLGPGGGRAYAPPGERKRFYQNVSISQGEGGFEINLDHRKLKTPQAKLFTVPSEALAIAVATEWDSQKDTIKFYTMHLTTLCNTALDNPTQRSKMQLIRAAVKFLETDTVCYRVEEPPALAELQKNEWDPIVAWAEERYNVAIGSSTSILGPNIPASTKDTFVSHLASYNMWALQGIEYIITQLKSLILSMGVIDRHITVEKAVLLSRLEEEYQIHRWGNVEWAHDYDLCELRARAAAGTLFVHLCSESSTVKHKLLQD
- the GID4 gene encoding glucose-induced degradation protein 4 homolog; translated protein: MPVRSERCRAGGAAAGSASSSSSSSSASPPPGAAASSLVPPPPINTAQPGVATSLLYSGAKFRGQQRSKGNAYEVEVVMQHVDMENSYLCGYLKIKGLTEEYPTLTTFFEGEIISKKHPFLTRKWDADEDVDRKHWGKFQAFYQYAKTFNSDDFDYEDLKNGDYVFMRWKEQFLVPDHTIKDISGASFAGFYYICFQKSAASIEGYYYHRSSEWYQSLNLTHVPEHSAPIYEFR